From the bacterium genome, the window CGAGATCGCCCGGGCCAAGGGCATTCCTTATTTCTGTGACGCGGTTCAGGCGGTGGGGCGGCTGGAGATCGACTTGAGCCTTTTGCCCATCGATTTATTGGCGGCCTCGGCCCACAAGTTTCACGGCCCCAAGGGCGTGGGCCTGCTCTATTGCCGAAAAGGGCTGGAGCTGACGCCACTGCTCCACGGCGGGCGGCAGGAGCGAGGCCACCGGGCCGGCACCGAAAACATCCCCGGCATCGTCGGGATGGCCAAGGCGCTGGAGCTGGCTCAGAGCCGGCTGCTTCGAGACGAGAGAAGGATCGCCGGCCTTCGCGACCGATTGCAGGCCGGGCTCTTCGAGAAGATCCCCGAGCTCCAGATCAACGGCGACGTCGAGCACCGGGTCGCCAACACCCTGAGCTTCCGGGTCCCCGGCGTCAGCGGCGAAACTTTACTAATGAACCTCGATATGGCCGGCATCGCGGTCAGCGTCGGCGCAGCCTGCGACTCCGGCTCGCTGGAGCCCTCGCATGTGTTGAAAGCGATGGGGCAGGGCGACGAAGAGACTTTGGAAGGCGTTCGGGTCAGCCTCTCGCGGAACAGCACCGAGGCCGAGGTCGAAGAATTCCTGCGGGTCTTGCCGAGTTTGGTGGAAAAGATTAGAAGCGCGGCTTAATTCCCTCCCCTTTGTAAGGGGAGGGTTAGGGAGGGGTAGAGAGTCCGCATCATGCATACATGTTGCACGATGCGGACTCTCTACCTCCCCCAACCCCCTCCTTACAAAGGAGGGGGAGGGAGAATATGAACCTCGACAAAAACAAGGTGGTCGTCGCGATGAGCGGCGGGGTCGACAGCTCGGTGGCGGCCTTGCTGATGAAGCGGGCCGGCTATGAGGTGATCGGCATCACTCTCAAGCTTTGGGATCCGCCCAAGGACGAGCCCCAGCGTCACGCCAGCTGCTGCTCGGTCGAGGACATCACCGACGCCCGCCGGGTCGCCGACCAGCTCGGGATTCCCTTCTACGTCATCAACAGCAAGCAGAGCTTCCGCGAGAACGTGGTCGACAAGTTCGTCTCCGAATATCTGCAGGGCCGCACGCCCAATCCCTGCGCGATGTGCAACGACAAGGTGAAGTTCGAGTTCCTCTTCACCAAGGCCTTCGAGCTCGGCGCCTACTACATCGCCACCGGCCACTACGCCAAAAAGCAGAGGGACGAGGCCGGCGGGGCTTGGCAGCTCTACAAGGGCGCCGACGACCGCAAGGATCAGAGCTATTTTCTCTTCAGCCTGGGCCAGGATCAGCTCGAGCACACGCTTTTCCCGGTCGGCGACATGGGCAAGGACGAGGTCCGGGAGCTGGCCCGCGCCGCCGGTCTCAAGACCAGCGAGAAGCCCGACAGCCAAGAGATCTGCTTCGTGCCGAGCAACGACCACGGCGCCTTCATCCAGCGCTATCGGCCCGACATCGTTCCCCAGACCGGCGACTTCGTCAGCGAAAGCGGCGAGGTCTTGGGCCGGCACGAGGGTATTCACAAGTACACCGTCGGTCAGCGCCGCGGCACCCAAGTCGCCCAGGGCGAGCGGGTCTACATCAAGTCGATCGATCCACAGAGCGGCCGCATCGTGATGGCCGAGGACGCCGCCCTTTACCAAAGCCATTTGAGCGCCGGCGGCGTGAAGTGGGTGCGGCCGGTGAGCGACGGCATCGAAGTGATGGCCAAGATCCGCT encodes:
- the mnmA gene encoding tRNA 2-thiouridine(34) synthase MnmA; this encodes MNLDKNKVVVAMSGGVDSSVAALLMKRAGYEVIGITLKLWDPPKDEPQRHASCCSVEDITDARRVADQLGIPFYVINSKQSFRENVVDKFVSEYLQGRTPNPCAMCNDKVKFEFLFTKAFELGAYYIATGHYAKKQRDEAGGAWQLYKGADDRKDQSYFLFSLGQDQLEHTLFPVGDMGKDEVRELARAAGLKTSEKPDSQEICFVPSNDHGAFIQRYRPDIVPQTGDFVSESGEVLGRHEGIHKYTVGQRRGTQVAQGERVYIKSIDPQSGRIVMAEDAALYQSHLSAGGVKWVRPVSDGIEVMAKIRYRHAGSPATLRVTGKSDVTLEFREPQRAISPGQAVVFYRGDEVLGGGWIEKGF
- a CDS encoding cysteine desulfurase family protein produces the protein VTRLGVDAEGRLDLAELETAIRPETKLIAAMFANNETGNLFPVKRIGEIARAKGIPYFCDAVQAVGRLEIDLSLLPIDLLAASAHKFHGPKGVGLLYCRKGLELTPLLHGGRQERGHRAGTENIPGIVGMAKALELAQSRLLRDERRIAGLRDRLQAGLFEKIPELQINGDVEHRVANTLSFRVPGVSGETLLMNLDMAGIAVSVGAACDSGSLEPSHVLKAMGQGDEETLEGVRVSLSRNSTEAEVEEFLRVLPSLVEKIRSAA